A window from Candidatus Nitrospira neomarina encodes these proteins:
- a CDS encoding phosphate-starvation-inducible PsiE family protein, which translates to MLGWTPDSIKQWVRWMQFLDRWGYITACLSFLLVGMLVFGYSWVAYAQSVQTEFLPATITLLNDLLFVIILLELFRTVLGFLQNDRIRLEPFLHVGIIASVRRILTAGAEFSHQESVPEDMFRHYLMDMSLHVIVILVLMIALYLHRKSELPVEPLLNK; encoded by the coding sequence ATGTTAGGGTGGACACCAGATTCAATTAAACAATGGGTCCGATGGATGCAGTTCCTCGACCGGTGGGGCTACATCACCGCCTGCTTGAGTTTTCTTCTTGTGGGCATGCTGGTCTTCGGGTATAGTTGGGTAGCCTATGCTCAATCGGTACAAACCGAGTTTTTGCCAGCGACCATCACTTTACTGAATGACCTGTTGTTCGTCATTATTCTTTTGGAATTGTTTCGCACGGTATTAGGCTTCTTACAAAACGACCGCATTCGACTTGAACCATTCCTGCATGTGGGGATCATTGCTTCTGTCCGAAGAATTCTCACCGCTGGCGCTGAATTCTCGCACCAGGAATCTGTCCCTGAAGACATGTTTCGTCATTACCTCATGGATATGTCCCTGCATGTCATCGTGATTTTGGTCCTCATGATTGCGTTATATCTTCACCGAAAATCCGAGCTTCCGGTAGAACCTCTTCTCAACAAATAG